DNA sequence from the Thiosulfativibrio zosterae genome:
GATCAAGAGATGAAAGACTTGTTCCTTAATAACATGTCTAAGCGTCAAGCAGAAATGTTGCGTGAAGAGTTGGAAATGTCGGGTCCTGTTAAACTCAGTGATGTGGAAACAGCCCAAAAAACCATTATCCAAACCGTGCGTCGTTTGGCGGATGAAGAGCGCATTATGATGCCTGGTGGTGGCGAGGAGTTTGTGTAGGTGGTGGATAAATCAACGCAAGGCTCTAAGCAAGCTGATGACATTGATGAGTTGCCAGAGGCAAAATTATTGCGCGCAGATCAATTGGGGCGTTTAGGTAATCCAGAAGTTAAAGCCTGGCGCTTTTCCGATTTGGCTCAGGATGAAGTTAAAGAGCAACAAGAATTAAGGGCCGATGTTTTAGCCCGAGTTCGAAAAGAAATTGCGCCTGAAGTCAGTCGTCAAACCACCTTATTGAAAAAAGAGGCTTTTGAAAAAGCCCATAAAGAAGGTTATGACGCGGGTTTTCAACAAGGTTTGGCACAGGGCAAGCAACAAGCCTACGACGAAGCGGTTTTAAAAGCAGATGCGGAGCTGAAACCCCAAGTAGAAAGATTGCTGTCGTTATTGGATTTTTTAAAATCCCCCTATGGGGCAATAGAACAGCAGGTTTTTAAATCTTTTGCGGATCTAGCGGTTGCCCTGGCAGAAAAATTGGTTAAAGCTCAGATTGCAGAATCCACGGATTGGGTAATTAAGGCAGTGCAAGATTCGGTGGATTTATTGCCGGAAGATACGGCAACGCTCGAGATTGAACTCAATCCACAAGACATTGATTTGGTCTCTAAATATCAAGCAGACTTTGACAAAACTTGGGTTTTAAAAAGAAACCCTGATATGCCTTTAGGCAGTTGCCGTGTAAAACAAAACTTTTCTGTCGTCGAAAATATCTGGCAAAAGCGTTTGGCAGAGTTATTGGACGAAACCCATCAAGTCATCAAGCATGCCGTTCAACCATCCCCAGATTCTAACGCCAATAACCCTTTAGGATGAACAGCGTATGACGCTCGATGCATCTCAACTGGCAGCTGCTTTAAATCAAGATGTTTTAAAAAAAGCTGCAAAATTATCCCAAACATTACCTTCTGTGCCCAAAATTCAAGTGGCGGGTCGCCTGGTTAGAATGGTCGGCATGACGCTCGAAGTGGTCGGAACCTATGCGCCTATGGGCGCACGTTGTCAAATCATCTCTAATAATCAAGAAACGGTTGAAGCCGAAGTGGTGGGTTTTAATCAAGACCGACTATTTTTAATGCCTATCGGACAAGTACATGGTCTTGAGCCGAATGCCAAAGTGATTCCGTTAGAGGGTGGTATTAAAGTTGGCGTGAGTCCCAGTATGTTAGGTCGTGTGATTGATGGCGCGGGTCACCCTTTAGATGGCAAAGGTCCTATTCCTGTTGAGGGCGAAGTGTCGCTTAACGGACAGCGCATCAACCCCTTGCACCGACACCCCATAGACACGCCTTTAGATGTGGGTATCAAAGCCATCAATGGTTTGTTAACTTTGGGTAAAGGGCAGCGGATAGGCTTAATGGCGGGTACAGGCGTGGGTAAAAGTGTGTTGCTAGGTATGATGACCAAGTTTACCAATGCGGATATAGTGGTGGTGGGGTTGATTGGTGAGCGTGGTCGAGAAGTGAATGAATTTGTGCGCCATAACCTCGGAGAAGAAGGTCTAAAACGCTCAGTGGTGGTTGCTACGCCGGCAGATGATCCGCCACTCATGCGCTTGCATGGTGCGATGTTGGCGACGGCGATTGCAGAATATTTTCGTGATCAGGGCAAGAGTGTTTTGTTACTGATGGATTCTTTAACCCGTTTTGCACAAGCCCAGCGTGAAATTGCTTTGGCGGTGGGTGAACCCCCAGCCAGTAAAGGTTATCCGCCGTCAGTGTTTGCAAAATTACCGCAGTTAGTTGAGCGAGCGGGTAATGGTGTCGAGGGCGGTGGCTCTATCACGGCTATTTATACCGTCTTGGCAGAGGGTGATGATCAGTCAGATCCCGTTGTGGATTCGGCGCGGGGTGTTTTGGATGGGCACATTGTTTTATCTCGCAGTATTGCAGACTCGGGGCGTTATCCTGCGATAGATGTTGAGGCATCTATCAGCCGTGTTATGGTTGAAATTGTATCTAAAGAACAGATTCAATTGGCGCGGCGTTTTAAACAGTTGTATTCCAGTTATCATCAAAATCATGATTTGATTTCTGTGGGTGCTTATCGCAAAGGTTCTGATCCAGAAGTGGATAAAGCCATTGAAAAATATCCGCAACTCAATCAGTTTTTATCTCAAGAAATTCAAGAACAATTTTCGTTAGAAGCCAGCTTATTGTCGCTGAAAAAAACAGTCTCTTAAACAGTGAAAGGTTAATCTTGCCATGTCTCAAGCACGCTTAAAAAAGATGGCAATTTTGTTGGACATTGCCCAAAAAGAACAAGATAAAGCATTGGAAACGCTAGGATTGTTTAGAAGCCAATTAAGTGCGCATGAAGAACAATTGGCATCACTCAAAGCCTATTTGCAAGAATATATTGACCGAATTAACAATGAAGGTTTAAGGTTGATGCCCATTCAACTTCAAACAACACAAACCTTTATTGACAAGTTAAACACGGCGATTCAGGCTCAAACCACCAAGGTAGAAGAGCAGAATCAGTTGGTTGCTCGCGCCCAGGAGGCCTGGGTAGAAAAGCGTGCGCGACTTAAAGGGTTTGAAACACTTTATAACAAAATTCAAAAAAATATCACCCTGACTTTGGATAAACGAGAACAAAAAATGTTAGATGATTTAGCCTCTCAGCAGTTTACCCAAAAGCAACTCAACGCCTGATAAAACGGACTTTATAACCTGCTCTTAATAATTGAATTTTTAAATTGGCTTGCTAATTGCTTTAACCCGTTTGAAATGAAATTACTTTGCTAATGCAGGTACCAATACCATGTTAGAAACTCAAAAAACACCACAACCTCAAGTCGCTCCGTTTATGGTTGCGTCACCCAAAAGCACTGACCGGCAAGCATTGCCGACAGAAGCGGGCAGCAGTCCATTTTTTGCGGGGTTAATGGCTTCTATGGCGCGCGAAGATAGCCCAGCAGCTGGAACGACAAACTTATTAGCCCAAAATACGGCGGAAACTTCAATGCCAGGGTTTGCTAATTTAGCCAGTTCAAGTGACTTGGTTTTGGCGCAATTGGGCGTAAAACCGGTCAATGCAGAAGCAGGAACCTTAGCTGAAGCAGCGCTGAAATCCTTGGAAATGCCCAAAATTCAACCAGGCCTGGTTAATTTAGAGTCTGATTTAGCCAATAATTTGACTGCTGCAGTGCCAGCTATGCCTGTTGAAACCTTGACCGCTGAGACTCAATCACTACCACAAGAACTTGTTTCCTTGAGCGATGTGCCATCTGATGACCTTTTGGTGGAGGTACCTGCTGCCGAGTTAGCTCAGGCTTCGGTGCTGCCCGTGGTTGCAGAGGCAGGTCAGGTGACTGAAGAAGTTTCAAAGCTTTCGGGTGAATCAACTTTAAAAGAAGTGGGTGACCCAGGTTTGGTTAACTCACTGTCGTCTAATAAAGCATCACCTGGTTTTGGTCAAGCAAACACTCAGACAGCTGCGGGTTCTAGTCCTTCTGTGCAATCGATGACCGCAAAAGCGGAACAAAAAGTTGAAGGTGTGAATCCTCAGGTCAGTGCTGCGGCACAAGCTTCAGTTGGCAATGAGAAATTAACTTCTGAAACTTCTGAAAAATTACCCGCTGGTTTCGATAAAATAGCCGCTAAACCTGAAAAGTCTGAAGGCTCAACAACTTGGGGAACGCAAAGCCAACAAGCGGCAACAGTAACCGCTCAGGCGATGCAGACGAGTTCACAAGGTCAGTCAAATCAGCAGGGACAGAATCATCAGTCGCAACAGCAGCAGTTAGCGCAAATGCAATTTCAGGCTCAGCAAAGCGTTGAGCAATCGGTGAAGTCTAGGTTTACTGAAGAAATGAATGCCGCTAAGTCAGCAGAATCATCCGAAAAAGATCGTTCAGCAAATGTGTTGGGGGATTTAGGCAATGCATTTGATAAGCGTGCTCAATTACCCTTAGGCTTGCAGTCTATCAATACACCGGTAAGACATCCGCAGTGGGGACAAGCTTTAGGTCAAAGAGTGGTGGTGATGGCGAATCAAAAAATTCAAGAAGCCAAAATTACCTTGAATCCTGAAAAGTTGGGTCCCGTACAAATTAAGTTGCATATGGATAAAGATCAACAAGTCCATGTGTCTATGTTGGCACAACATGGCACCACGCGTGAAGCGATGGAAAATGCCATTCCCAAATTAAAAGAAATGTTGGAACAAGCTGGAATTGCTTTTGGTTCTATGGATGTGGGTGATCAAAGAGATTTTGATCAGGCAAAAGAAGAATCGGCTTCTGAAAAAGGTGCTCAAAAGTCTTCAAGTCTGAGTTCTTTGGATGATGAAAAAGAAGATAAAACTGTCCTGTTACAAACAAAAAACAATAATTTAGTTGACTATTACGCTTAGGAGTCATGAATATGAAATTACAAAAAACATTATTCGCCAGTGCTTTGGCCATGGCTTCGAGTTCAGTGTTTGCTGACTCAGCCGTCGCTGGAATTCCAATGTTTGGATTTGTTGCCATAGCGGTGGTTGTGACGGCAGTCATTGTTGGCGCTTTGGTTTATTTAGTTTGGTGCAATCGTTCTGGCGTTTGTGAACAATCTGCTTTAGTTGCTCATTTAGAAAAATGCATTGACCAAAAAAGTTTTGATTCCAACATCAAGTCAGATGACTCAGACCCTAAATTACTAAGAGCGATTAATCAATTAATGTCGTTGGCTGATGAGCAAATTAAACATGAACAAGCTCAAGCTAAAAAGGCTAAACAATCTTTAGCCAGTTTAGAAGCGCAAATTGAAGAACTCAATGAGAGTTTGGCTTCGGCTTATGCTCAGGTTTCGAGTGCTAACCAAGCGGCAAAACCTGTGCCTTGTGACTTCTCTGAAATTCGTAGCTTAACGCAAAAATTATCGGAAGTGGTTGTCAAAATCAATGAAGGCTCTAAAGAAGGTGTGCATTCTGCTGAGATGGTTATCAGTGAAGTCAGCGGGTTAACCGATGAAGTGAATGAAGCCAGTGATGTCATTAAACGCCTTGAAAAAGACAGCAGCAACATCGGTACTGTTTTGGTCTTGATTCGCGATATTGCCGAGCAAACTAACTTGTTGGCATTGAATGCGGCCATCGAAGCAGCGCGAGCGGGTGAACATGGCAGAGGTTTTGCTGTGGTAGCTGATGAAGTCAGAATTTTGGCAGGTAAAACGCAACAAGCGACCACTGAAATTCAAAGTATTATCGAAGAACTGCAACAAAGAGCCAGAAATGCCGTTCAGGTTATGGAAAATGGCCAAGAAAAAGTTGAGTTAACGCAAGTACAAGCGGCTAAAGTCAGCACTTTCTTGCACGGTATTGTGAGTAATCTTGATCAATTAAAAGAAGCTCAGGCAGCCTTGTCTGCAGCCATTAAACGCTAAATTCGGTCAGAAACCCAATAAGAATCATTAAGGACCATTAGTTATGAAAGCTATCATCGGAACCGTTGTTGTTATCGCATGTCTACTGGGGGGATATTTACCTCACGGTAGCTTTGGGATACTCATTCAGCCGCTTGAAGTGGTGATCATCTGTGGTAGCGCATTGGGTGCCTTCATCATTGCAAACCCAGGCCATGTGGTTAAAGGCGCTTTTGGTGGGGCTTTGGGCCTAGCCAAACCAGCACCTTACAACAAAGATGTTTATATGGAATTATTGGGTTTAATGTTTCGTATTTTTAACAAAGCCAGACGCGAAGGTTTGATGGCGATTGAAGCCGATGTTGAAGATCCACACTCCAGTGAACTATTTAATGCCTCGCCTAAAGTGGCTCACGATCATCATGCGGTGGACTTTATTTGCGACTACTTGCGCTTAATGATCAGTGGTGCGAGTAACCCTTATCAGTTAGAAGACTTAATGATTTTAGAATTAGATTTGCACCATCATGAAGCGGCTGCGCCCGGTGAAGCGGTGGGCAAAGTGGCTGAAGCCTTGCCAGGTTTTGGTATCGTTGCTGCGGTACTGGGGATTATCGTCACCATGAGTTACTTGGATGCAGGTCCGTTAGAAATTGCTCACCATATGTCGGTGGCCTTGGTAGGAACCTTCTTGGGTATCTTGGTTGCCTACGGTATTGTTGGTCCAATTTCTTCAGATATGGCCAACCGCGCTCATGATGGTAGTGCTTTCTTTATGACGATTAAAACCTGTTTGATGGCTAACTTAAACGGGTATGCTCCTCAAATTGCAGTTGAGTTTGGGCGTAAATCTATTCCTGGGGTCAATCGTCCCAGTTTCCAAGAAGTCGATGAGTTTTTACAAACCCAAAAATAATTAAAATTTAACCAGGCCTGGTCATTTTTGACCGGCTTTTGAATGTTAAAGGTCGTGTAATCATGAGTGATGAACAATCCATCATCATAAAAAGAATCACCAAATGTCCACACTGTGCTCATGGTGGCGCGTGGAAGGTTGCATTCGCCGATTTCATGACCGCTGCGATGGCGTTCTTTTTGATGTTGTGGGTTTTGGGTGGTGTTAACGACGAACAAATGAAAGCCATGGCAGAGTTCTTTAGAGATCCTACTGTCATTGAGGCTTCACCACAGGTGTTGATGGAGTCTCAGTCCGCTGGTCAAACAACCGACTCTATGATTGATATGGGCGGCTTTATGGATGCGCCTAAAGGCAAAGAGGGCGATGAAGATGGCTCTGGCAAAGCTAAAGAAATCGAACAGATGGAAATGATGAAGCTGTTGATTGAACAAAAAATCGCCGAAAATCCGCTGACCAACGAACTCAAAAGCCAATTAAAAATTGATGTAACGCCAAATGGATTGCAAATACAAGTGTTAGATGACCGCAAAAGACCCATGTTTGGATCGGGGGTTGATTTGCCCAAAGACTATGCCGCTAAGCTGTTAGAAGAAGTCGGCAAAGTATTAAAAGTGACCCAAAATCGTATCAGTATTGCAGGGCACACGGATTCTTCAGGGTATACGGCCAATGCCGAATATACCAACTGGGAATTGTCTGCCGATCGTGCCAATGCCGCTAGAAGATTGTTATTAAGTGGTGGCGTAGATTCCAAAAAGATTGCTCAGGTAGTGGGCTTATCGGATACCGTACCATTTGACAGCGAAAATCCGTATAATCCACGCAATAGACGCATCAGTATTATTGTGCTTAATAAAGAAGCGGATGAGCGTTTAAGAAGCTTAAGTGAGGCACCTGGCTTAGAGGATTTGAGCCAAAACATGGCTAGACCTAATTTGGCGAATGAACACACGGGTGCTCACTAATTCAAGATTAACCGATTTTTTTAAAGGGGATTCGTATGGCAGCAAAACAACCCGCCGTTGAAGAAGAAGTTCAAGAAGAAAAGAAAAAAGGGGGCGGTAAAGGCCTCATTATTGTCTTATTGGTAGTGATTATTCTTTTGTTAGCCGGTATGGGTGCTATGGCATATATCATGTTGAGCGGGGGTGATCATAAAGAAGGTGATGCTGCGACAGACGCTGTTCATGGTGAAGCGGCTCATGGTGATGATGGTCATGGTGATGCTCACGCAGATGCAGGGCATGGTGAAGAAGGCCATGGCGAAGGGCATGCCAAACAATACTCTCCAAAATACAAACAATTTGAACCCCCATTACCAGATGCACACCCTGAATATTTTGTAATGGATAAATTTGTGGTGAATTTTTATGGCGATGGCCAAGCTAAGTTTTTAGCAGTTGATTTGCAGTTTATGTCTTATTATCCGCAAATTACTGGCGAAACTGGCGAGATGGAGCATTTGCGTCCCATTTTAAAAAATGACATCCAAAGATTATTGCGTAATCAGCACTTTAATGAATTAAATACCGCCGATGGCCCAGATCATTTGCGCACTGAGATTTTAGAGATTGCTCGTAAAGTCTTGGAAAAACACAATGTCTATCCAGACTTGTTGGAAGATGTTTACATGACTCGCTTTGTCATGCAGTAAAAACAGTTTTAATGAATGCAATCTGGTTTAGCAGGTTGGTTTTAGAGTCAATAATTAGGCATTTCCATGGATGATATTTTAAGTCAAGATGAAGTTGATGCTCTCCTACGCGGTATGGGCGGTGGAGATGTGGAAACTGAAAATGATAATTCCAGTGAGGGAAAAGCCGCTAAAGTTTATGACTTTACCAATCAAGAGCGAATCGTTCGTGGTCGTTTACCCGCACTTGATATCATCAACGAACGATTTGCGCGTGGTTTTCAAAGACATTTTAATGAAATGATTATGTCCAGCGTCGAAGTGACGGCTGGAGAGGTCAAAATCATTAAAATGATTGATTATCTTCGCAACCTGTATCAACCGACCAGCTTAAACATTTACCGCATTAATCCATTAAATGGGGTTTCGTTGTTCACCCTAGACTCAAAATTGATTTTTACGGCGGTAGATATTTATTTTGGGGGAACTGGCCTGTTACCTTTCAAAATAGAAGGTAGAGAATATACGCCTGTTGAAATGTCGATGGTGCGCAGTATTTTGGATATGGCTTCAGAAAATTTGCGAAAAGCCTGGGGGCCGGTCATGGATATCGAGATTGAATATCTCCATTCCGAAATGAACCCTAAATTTGCAAATATCGTTGATGCGACCGATATGATTGTGGTAAGCCCCATTAATATTCGTTTTGAAGGGGTTGAAGGTCGCGTTGATATCGTGATGCCTTATGCGATGCTCGAACCCGTGCGCGACAAACTTGAAGAAGGGATGTCTAACCTTCAGGGCGAATCTGATAATCGTTGGGCGAGAACCCTCAAGGAAGAAGCCAAAAATATTGAGATTGAAATTGCTGTTAATTTATTAGAACTCAAAATCAGTATTGAAGATTTAATGAACATGGAAAAAGGCGACATTATCCCAATAGAAATGCCTAAGCGTGTTTCTGTGAAAGCCGAGGGCATTACTTTCGTTCGAGGAAAACTGGGCGAGAGTAATGATAAAAAAGCCGTCAAAATTGAAGAGATTGTTCATCATCCTGCTTATCAGGAAAGAATGATTGAAAATGTAAAGGAATGGTACGATGAGTGATGAAGATGATTTAAGTGCATGGGGCGATGCTCTTGCTGAACAGGCAGAATCAGAGGGTGCTGATGATGATCCATGGGGGGCTGCGCTGTCTGAACAGGCTGAAGCAACCAGTGGTGAAATTGATGCAGCTTCATTTGACACACTTCAATCAAGCCGTGGTTCTGGAAAAGGTAAGGTTGATTTAGATGTCCTTTTGGATGTGCCAGTCACTTTACAGTTAGAAATCGGTAGAGCAAAAGTGTCTATTAGAAACCTGTTGTCTTATACGCAAGGCTCGGTGATTGAGATGGATCGTTTGGCGGGTGAGCCTTTGGATTTGTTGGTGAATGGTACCTTGATTGCTCATGGTGAAGTTGTTGTCATCAATGACAAGTTTGGTGTGCGCTTAACCGATGTGGTTAGCCCACAAGAGCGTATTAAAAAGTTGAAATAAACTCAAAATCTGACAAATATTGCACTTTTCAACCCAAGCCCACTTTCGTGGGCTTTTTTATTGGTGCAAAACTTGGGTCGATTCGATAGAATGAATCATTTTTACGGAATCCTAACGCGCCCTATTTATGAAGTTACTCAATTACTTACTATTCGTTTGGCTTCTCAGTGTCAGCTCATTTATTTTGGCAGCGGTTCCTGAGTCGGCAGAACA
Encoded proteins:
- a CDS encoding FliH/SctL family protein codes for the protein MDKSTQGSKQADDIDELPEAKLLRADQLGRLGNPEVKAWRFSDLAQDEVKEQQELRADVLARVRKEIAPEVSRQTTLLKKEAFEKAHKEGYDAGFQQGLAQGKQQAYDEAVLKADAELKPQVERLLSLLDFLKSPYGAIEQQVFKSFADLAVALAEKLVKAQIAESTDWVIKAVQDSVDLLPEDTATLEIELNPQDIDLVSKYQADFDKTWVLKRNPDMPLGSCRVKQNFSVVENIWQKRLAELLDETHQVIKHAVQPSPDSNANNPLG
- the fliI gene encoding flagellar protein export ATPase FliI, which codes for MTLDASQLAAALNQDVLKKAAKLSQTLPSVPKIQVAGRLVRMVGMTLEVVGTYAPMGARCQIISNNQETVEAEVVGFNQDRLFLMPIGQVHGLEPNAKVIPLEGGIKVGVSPSMLGRVIDGAGHPLDGKGPIPVEGEVSLNGQRINPLHRHPIDTPLDVGIKAINGLLTLGKGQRIGLMAGTGVGKSVLLGMMTKFTNADIVVVGLIGERGREVNEFVRHNLGEEGLKRSVVVATPADDPPLMRLHGAMLATAIAEYFRDQGKSVLLLMDSLTRFAQAQREIALAVGEPPASKGYPPSVFAKLPQLVERAGNGVEGGGSITAIYTVLAEGDDQSDPVVDSARGVLDGHIVLSRSIADSGRYPAIDVEASISRVMVEIVSKEQIQLARRFKQLYSSYHQNHDLISVGAYRKGSDPEVDKAIEKYPQLNQFLSQEIQEQFSLEASLLSLKKTVS
- the fliJ gene encoding flagellar export protein FliJ; the protein is MSQARLKKMAILLDIAQKEQDKALETLGLFRSQLSAHEEQLASLKAYLQEYIDRINNEGLRLMPIQLQTTQTFIDKLNTAIQAQTTKVEEQNQLVARAQEAWVEKRARLKGFETLYNKIQKNITLTLDKREQKMLDDLASQQFTQKQLNA
- a CDS encoding flagellar hook-length control protein FliK, translated to MLETQKTPQPQVAPFMVASPKSTDRQALPTEAGSSPFFAGLMASMAREDSPAAGTTNLLAQNTAETSMPGFANLASSSDLVLAQLGVKPVNAEAGTLAEAALKSLEMPKIQPGLVNLESDLANNLTAAVPAMPVETLTAETQSLPQELVSLSDVPSDDLLVEVPAAELAQASVLPVVAEAGQVTEEVSKLSGESTLKEVGDPGLVNSLSSNKASPGFGQANTQTAAGSSPSVQSMTAKAEQKVEGVNPQVSAAAQASVGNEKLTSETSEKLPAGFDKIAAKPEKSEGSTTWGTQSQQAATVTAQAMQTSSQGQSNQQGQNHQSQQQQLAQMQFQAQQSVEQSVKSRFTEEMNAAKSAESSEKDRSANVLGDLGNAFDKRAQLPLGLQSINTPVRHPQWGQALGQRVVVMANQKIQEAKITLNPEKLGPVQIKLHMDKDQQVHVSMLAQHGTTREAMENAIPKLKEMLEQAGIAFGSMDVGDQRDFDQAKEESASEKGAQKSSSLSSLDDEKEDKTVLLQTKNNNLVDYYA
- a CDS encoding methyl-accepting chemotaxis protein; this encodes MKLQKTLFASALAMASSSVFADSAVAGIPMFGFVAIAVVVTAVIVGALVYLVWCNRSGVCEQSALVAHLEKCIDQKSFDSNIKSDDSDPKLLRAINQLMSLADEQIKHEQAQAKKAKQSLASLEAQIEELNESLASAYAQVSSANQAAKPVPCDFSEIRSLTQKLSEVVVKINEGSKEGVHSAEMVISEVSGLTDEVNEASDVIKRLEKDSSNIGTVLVLIRDIAEQTNLLALNAAIEAARAGEHGRGFAVVADEVRILAGKTQQATTEIQSIIEELQQRARNAVQVMENGQEKVELTQVQAAKVSTFLHGIVSNLDQLKEAQAALSAAIKR
- the motA gene encoding flagellar motor stator protein MotA: MKAIIGTVVVIACLLGGYLPHGSFGILIQPLEVVIICGSALGAFIIANPGHVVKGAFGGALGLAKPAPYNKDVYMELLGLMFRIFNKARREGLMAIEADVEDPHSSELFNASPKVAHDHHAVDFICDYLRLMISGASNPYQLEDLMILELDLHHHEAAAPGEAVGKVAEALPGFGIVAAVLGIIVTMSYLDAGPLEIAHHMSVALVGTFLGILVAYGIVGPISSDMANRAHDGSAFFMTIKTCLMANLNGYAPQIAVEFGRKSIPGVNRPSFQEVDEFLQTQK
- the motB gene encoding flagellar motor protein MotB, with protein sequence MSDEQSIIIKRITKCPHCAHGGAWKVAFADFMTAAMAFFLMLWVLGGVNDEQMKAMAEFFRDPTVIEASPQVLMESQSAGQTTDSMIDMGGFMDAPKGKEGDEDGSGKAKEIEQMEMMKLLIEQKIAENPLTNELKSQLKIDVTPNGLQIQVLDDRKRPMFGSGVDLPKDYAAKLLEEVGKVLKVTQNRISIAGHTDSSGYTANAEYTNWELSADRANAARRLLLSGGVDSKKIAQVVGLSDTVPFDSENPYNPRNRRISIIVLNKEADERLRSLSEAPGLEDLSQNMARPNLANEHTGAH
- a CDS encoding flagellar basal body-associated FliL family protein encodes the protein MAAKQPAVEEEVQEEKKKGGGKGLIIVLLVVIILLLAGMGAMAYIMLSGGDHKEGDAATDAVHGEAAHGDDGHGDAHADAGHGEEGHGEGHAKQYSPKYKQFEPPLPDAHPEYFVMDKFVVNFYGDGQAKFLAVDLQFMSYYPQITGETGEMEHLRPILKNDIQRLLRNQHFNELNTADGPDHLRTEILEIARKVLEKHNVYPDLLEDVYMTRFVMQ
- the fliM gene encoding flagellar motor switch protein FliM produces the protein MDDILSQDEVDALLRGMGGGDVETENDNSSEGKAAKVYDFTNQERIVRGRLPALDIINERFARGFQRHFNEMIMSSVEVTAGEVKIIKMIDYLRNLYQPTSLNIYRINPLNGVSLFTLDSKLIFTAVDIYFGGTGLLPFKIEGREYTPVEMSMVRSILDMASENLRKAWGPVMDIEIEYLHSEMNPKFANIVDATDMIVVSPINIRFEGVEGRVDIVMPYAMLEPVRDKLEEGMSNLQGESDNRWARTLKEEAKNIEIEIAVNLLELKISIEDLMNMEKGDIIPIEMPKRVSVKAEGITFVRGKLGESNDKKAVKIEEIVHHPAYQERMIENVKEWYDE
- the fliN gene encoding flagellar motor switch protein FliN — translated: MSDEDDLSAWGDALAEQAESEGADDDPWGAALSEQAEATSGEIDAASFDTLQSSRGSGKGKVDLDVLLDVPVTLQLEIGRAKVSIRNLLSYTQGSVIEMDRLAGEPLDLLVNGTLIAHGEVVVINDKFGVRLTDVVSPQERIKKLK